The genomic segment CGAGATCGGCGCCGAGCTGGCCGGCGTGGTGCTCAACGTGGTGGACTTCGGCGCGTTCGTCGACATCGGCCTCTCCGAGAGCGGCCTGGTGCACGTCAGCCAGCTCAGCAGCGGCTACGTTCGCGACCCGCACACCGTGGTGGCGGTGGGCGACCGCGTGCGTGTATGGGTCACGTCGATCGACGTGCAGCGCCGCCGCGTGGCGCTGACCATGATCAAGCCGGGCACGCCGCGGCAGGAGGGGCCGCGCAAGAAGGAGCGGCCCCCGAAGGAGAAGGAGGGCGGCGGCGACCGCCGACCCCGCGCCAAACGCGCCCGCGCGGAGCAGGGCGGCAAGCAAAACGACCGGGCCAAGCCGCGCCGCGGCGGCCGACGCGAGGAGCGGCAGCCACAGGGCCCGCGGGTGTTCGAGCAGCGCGCCAAGAAAGAGACCCGCTCCCTCTCCAAGGAGATGGAGGAGGGCAAGGAAGCGATGCGCTCCTTCGGCGACCTGCTGCAGTTCCACCGCAAGAAGTCGTCGGACGACAACGGCGACAAGTAGCCCGCGAGGCCTAGCCGGCGGGCGATTCCGTCGCACCTTTTCTTCAGCGGGCGCGTCGTCGGCGGGTCTGCTCTTGTCACACACCTCCCCGGGGGGCGACGCGTTCTTGTGCCCGCTAGCAGGGCTGCGCGGCGCCTCGGCTACGAAGGAAAACCGCCATTTCCGGTAGAAAATGTCGGAAACCGACCGTTTTCTACGCCATCGGCGATACCTGGCGTCCGCCAACTGGTTCATCAAGTTGGCTTTTGTGTGAAGAATCGGTTAATATACGGGTAGCCCCAGCGCTCCTCCCTGCAGTCCCTCCCCCTCTTTCCCGCACAATTCAGGCGCCCCCCTTGAAGATTCATCCTGTACGCCGTCGCCGCCAAACGGGCTTTACGCTCGTCGAGCTGTTGGTGGTGATTGCCGTGATCGGCGTGCTGATTGCCCTGTTGCTGCCGGCGGTGCAGTCGGCCCGTGAGAGCAGCCGCCGCGCGGCGTGCCAGAACAGCCTGCGGCAGGTTGGGATCGCGATCGTCAACTTCGAGAGCACCCAGAATCGGTTCCCGGCCGGCAAGAAGTGGTCGTCGGCGCGGAGCAACCCGAACTCGTTCGACTACTCGTGGTCCAGCTTCATCCTGCCGCACCTGGAGGAGGGGGCGATCTACCGCGAGATCAACTTCAGCCGCGCCGCGACCGATCCGGAGAACATCCAGGCCGCCAGCCAGCTGATCCCCGCCTACCTGTGCCCCAGCGCGGTGCAGTTGGAAGCCCACCGGTCGGCCGAGGGCCGCCTGATCAACCTGGGCGGCCAGCCGGGCGAGGGGATGGCCTGCATCGACTACCTGGGCATCAGCGGCCCCGACAAGGACAAGGCCAACCCGGTCACCGGCGAGGACTACGGCCGCCAGCGGGGCGTGCTGCTTGGCACCAAGGGTCTGCCCAACGAGGACACGATCACCGAGCCGCCCAAGGTCACCACCGCCAAGATCACCGACGGCCTGTCCAAGACCATCATGGTGATCGAGTGCTCCGGCCGCGGCGTGGACATGAACAAGCACGGCGAGATCAAGAGCTACAACGGCGCGTGGGTCTCGGGCGACAACATCAGCCACATCAAGAAGGGCATCAACGACGAGGTCCCGCCGGCCGTCTGGGAGGACGAGCGCGTCTTCTCCGACCACCCCGGCGGCGCCCACGCACTGGCGTGCGACGGGTCGGTCCACTTCCTCAACCAGGGGCTGGAGCCCGAGATGCTGCGGTCGCTCTGCTCCCGCGATGGAGACGAACTAGTCGAAGGACTCGGCGAGCTATGACCCCCACCAGAGCCGAAAAAACCCAACCGGCGCCGGAGATCGTCCAGGCGCTCACCCGGCTGGCGCCCATCGACCTCAGCGAGATGGACAGCGTGAGCCTGATGAACCGCGTCGACACGAAGTTCGTCATGGCGGAGTCGACGCTGCTCGACCTGCTGGACGACGCGGCCGACGACTACCGCGTGCTGGAGGTCGGCGGCGAACGGCTCACCCGCTACTCCACGCTGTACTTCGACACGCCCGCCCTCAACTGCTACTTCGACCACCACAACGGCAAGTCGATCCGCCGCAAGTTCCGCATGCGGGCGTACGGCTCGTCGGGCGCCTCGTTCTTCGAAGTTAAGCAGCGGACCAACAAGGGCCGCACCGACAAGCGGCGGATCCCCATCAACGCGATCACCAGCCGCCTGGAAGGCGAGTCGGCCGCGCTGGCCGAGGCGATCGCCGGCGCCGACCTCGGCCTCGAGGCCCGCATCTGGACCGAGTTCTCCCGGATTACGCTGGTTGGCCGCCACGCGCCGGAGCGGGTCACGCTGGACGTCGACCTGCAGTTCCGCGTGGGCGACCGCCGGGTCGGCCTGCCGGGTCTGGTCATCGCCGAGGTGAAGCAGGAGCGCGACTCGCGCGACTCGGTGGTGCGGCGCCGTCTCCGCGAGGCCGGCGTGCGGCCGCTGCGCGTGAGCAAGTACTGCCTGGGCAGCATCCTGCTGGACCCGGCGCTCAAACGCAACCGCTTCAAGCCGAAGCTGCTCGCTATCCAAGCCTACTCTCCCTGCTGAAAGCCTCCCCCGAATGCCGTCCGAGTTACTTGGCTACCCCCTCTACGATGACGACCTCATAAAGTTGTCGGTTCGGTTCGCTGCGAACCTCATCGTTCTCGTGCTGATCGTGCACTTCGTGTACAGCAAGCAGTCGCGCAGCAAGGACTACCTGTTCACGTTCTACATGCTGAACATCGTGGTCTTCTTCATCTGCTTCACGCTCAAGAAGCTGGAGCTGGAGCTCGGCATGGCGTTGGGCCTGTTCGCCATCTTCGGCGTGCTCCGCTACCGGACCGACGCGATACCGGTGCGCGAGATGTCGTACCTGTTCATTGTGATCGGCCTGGCCGTGATCAACTCGCTGGCCAACAGCAAGGTCAGCCTGGCGGAGGTGGGGTTCGTGAACCTGGCCATCGTCTGCCTGCCCGCGCTGTTCGAGTCGCTGCCCAACCTGCGGCAGGAGTCCCGCGAGGAGATCCTGTACGAGAGGATCGACCTCATCCGGCCCGAGAACCACGACCAGCTCATCGACGACCTGCAGAAGCGGACCGGCCTGAACCTCTCACGGATCGAGCTGGGCAGGATCAACCTGCTGCAGGACACGGTCGCGATTACCGTGTACTACTACCCGCACGATCAGGACCGCGAGCCGAACCACGACGTCGAGATCAACCGCCGCCTGCGTCGGAAGTAGCCCCCCTCTTGGGCTGCCCTCCCTCCGCGGCCCCGCCTATTGCCGCCCGGCGCCCGGGCTATAATCAGGGTCCGACCAGCCGACCCTCCCCAGCCCGGTGCGCGATGGATTTCCGACAACGACTTCAGAAGGCCGCCAGCCGCGGCGCGCGCTCGCGCGCCGAACGTGAATTCGAAGAGGCCGCCGAGGCGATCAGCGAGGAGGAGTGCCGCCGGCTGCACTCGCGTCTGCGGCTGGCGCTGACCGAGCACATCGAGAAGTGCCTGGCGCAGCTGGCCGACAACTTCCCCGGCTTCAAGCCCGAGACCATCGTCGACGAGCGGGGCTGGGGCGCGGCGGTTTCGCGGGACGACGTGTCGATGTCGGGCGGCCGGCGGAATAACCTGTTCAGCCGCCTGCAGGTGGTGGTCGGCCCGTACAACGAGTACAAGGTGCTGGACGTGTCGGCCAAGGGCGCGGTGCACAACAAAGAGACCTTCGTTCGCAACCACCACCAGCCGCTGGCCGACGTCGACGAGGACCACTTCCGCGAGCTGATCGAGATGTGGATCCTGGACTACGCCGAGATGTACGCCGCGCGGTAGCGGGCTACTCGTCTACATCGCCGCACTCCACCGCCAGCCGCGCCGGCCGCAGGCCGTCAGCCTCAGCGGTGAGCGTGATCGGACCCGCGCCGCCGGTCGGGCGGAGGATCGCCAGGCAGCGGCCGTGCCGCGTCCGGCAGGCGGGCGCCTGGAAGCTGGCCGGCTGGTTGGGCGAGCCGTTCGCCTGGCCCGCCAGCTCGCCGACGCCGCCCACGCTGAACCGCACCTCGGCCTCGGCGGTTGGCACGCGGGCGCCGCTGGCGTCGACTACTTCCACTGTGATGTACGACAGGTCGTTCCGGTTGGCGTTGATCGCCCCGCGGTCGGCCGTCAGCCGCAGCGCGGCGGGCGGCCCGGCGGTGCGGAGCGAGTTCTCCGCGACCACCCTGCCGTCCACCAGCCCCACAGCCTTCAGCTCGCCTGGCTCGTAGGGCACGTTGAAGCGGGCGGTGAGTTTGGTGGCGGGCGAGACCGGCTGCTCGCCGATCACGCGGCCGTTGAGCTCCAGCCGGACGCGGTCGCACCGCGAGTAGACCGCCGCCTGCAGCGGTTGGCCCTCGTGCCCGTCCCAGTTCCAGCTCTTCAGCTCGTCGGGCCAACCCCACCAGCTGAGCGACTCGACCGCGTCGGGCGGCATGGGCGTGTGCACTAGGAGCTCGATCGGGCTGCGGCGCCACACCACGTCGCGGTAGAACGACTGCGGCTTCTTGAACCCGCACAGGTCGAGGTCGCCGCACCAGGCGTTGATCCACGGCCACGACAGGAACCACGGGCCGGGGTCGGGGCCCAGGCTGGTGTGGGCGATGCCGGCCTCGCCCAGGTAGTCGAGCGCCGTCCACACGAAGTCGCCGATCACGTAGGGGCGCTCCTCAACCAGCGTCCAGTAGGCCAGCGCGTCCTTGGGGAGCGACTCCGACCCGTACATCACGCGGTCCGGGCGCCGGGCGTGGTCGGGCTCGTACATCTGCGGCAGGTAGTTGTAGCCGGCCACGTCCAGGTGGGGGAAAGCGGGGTCGGAGAGCTCGCCCCAGTTCTCCATCACGGGCCCCCAGTCGGTGCAGATGGCGGCGGTCACGGGGCGGGTGTCGTCGTGGCGGAGGACCTCGTCCCGCAGCCGTTGGCCGGTGTCGCCGGCGCGGAACTGCTCGGGGATCTCGTTGCCGATCGACCACATAATGACCGACGGGTGGTTGCGGTCGCGGCGGACCATCGCGGCGATGTCGTGGGCGTGCCAGTCGTCGAAGAACCGGTGGTAGTCCTGCTGGTTGTTCTCCTTCGACTCGTTCCACTGGTCGAACGCCTCGACGATCATCAGCACGCCGAGGCGGTCGCAGGCGGCGATCATCGCGGGCGAGGGCGGGTTGTGGGACGAGCGGATCGCGTTGAAGCCATTCGCCTTGAGCAGCTCGACGCGGCGCTCCTCGGCGCGGTCGATCGCGGCGGCGCCCAGCGGGCCGTTGTCGTGGTGGATGCACCCGCCCTTGAGCAGCACCGGCCGCCCGTTGAGCCGGAAACCGCGCTGGGCGTCGACCTCGATCTTGCGGACGCCGAACGGCGCCCGCACGCTGTCGACCAGCCGGCCGTCGACCAGCACCTGGACGTCGGCCGAGTAGAGCGTGGGCGATTCCAGCGACCAGAGCTCGGGCTGCGCAGCGTCGATGGTCTGCTGAATCAGTTCTGTCGTGCCGGCGGCGATGTTGAGCTCTTGTTCGGACACGCCAACGGAGGCGCCAGCGGCGTCGCGGACAGTAACGCGGACGGTCGCCACGGAAGGGGCGTCGGCAGCGTTGCGGACCTCGGTCGAAACCCGGACCGACGCGCTCTCGGCAGAGACCTCGGGCGTCGTGACGAACACGCCCCAGGTCGGAATGTGTACTTCGCCGGTCGTGGTCAGCCAGACGTGCCGGTAGATGCCCGACCCGGAGTACCAGCGGCTGTTGCGGCCCTCGTTGCGGACGCGGACGGCCAGCACGTTCTCCTCACCCGGCGGGCGGAGGTGCGGCGTGAGGTCGAAGTGGAAGCCGGTGTAGCCGTGGGGGTGCTCGCCCAGCCGGCGGCCGTTCAGCCACACCTCGGCGTTCATGTAGACGCCGTCGAAGCGGATGGTCGTCTGCCGCCCGGCCTCCGGTGATTCGAACGCCTTGCGGTACCAGCCGATCCCGCCAACCGTGTACGCGGTGAAGTGGCGGTTCTGGGCCTCGGCCGGGTCGAACGGCCCAACCCGCTGGCTCTTGGCGCCCGCCTGGTAGATGCCGCCGTTGTTCTCGCCGTCAAACACGCGGACCGCCACCAGGTCCGAGCCGTCGCCGCGCACCAGCCCGGCCGGCGCGCGGTAGCGGCGGTCGACATCCCACGCGCTGCGGTAGTCGGGCGGGAACGACCCCGAGCCGCCGATCCGCTGGCCGTTGAGCCAGACCTCGTCGGCGTCATCGATGCGGCCCAGCAGCAAGTCGATCTCCTCGCCGGCGAACTCGGCGGGGATCTCCAGCCGCCGCCGGTACCAGCCGTAGGCGTTGTTTTCGCTGTAGCCGGAGTGGCGCTCCCAGTTGTCCGGCAGGGTGACGTGGCGCCAATCGGCATCGTCGGTGCTAGGGTCGCTCCAGGAGGGGGCATCGCCGCGGTGGAATCGCCACTCGCCGGTAACCGCGTCGACTTCCGGCGCAGCATCGGGCCGTGGCGGCAGGTCCTCGATGCTCCAGTCGTGCGGCAGGTCGAGCGTCCGCCACCGCGAGTCGTCGAAGCCGGGTAGCTCGGCGCCGGCCGCGTCGCCGCGGTGGAAACGCCAGCCGCTGTCGAACAGCTGGTCGCGCGTGTCGGCGGCGTTCAGCGGGCCGGCCGTTTGAGTGAAGACGCAGAGGGCTAAACAGAGCAGGAGACGCATCGAGACTACCCACGGGCGCAAGACAAGGAACCGATAACTCGACCTTGTAGTCTAGCCGCCCGCGGGTGGGGCGTCACGAATGGGATTCCCGCCAGCGGGCGGGGTGCGCTAGAGCTCGCCGTCCAGCAGCGTGGCGATGGCCTCCCAGTGGTTGGCGGAGCCAACCAGCTTTCCGTCGGGGCCGATGAGGTAGTACGCCGGCGCCGTGCTGATTGCCAGCTGCCGCATCAGCTCGGAGTCCGTGCCCAGGTAGTTCTGGGCCCAGGCGAGGCCCTGCGCGGCGGCCACCGCGCGGGCGGCGTCGGCGTCCTCGTCGATGTTGAGCCCGACGACCGTCAGTGGTTTTCCCTCGTGCTGCTCCACGGCCGCCTTGAGCGACGGCATCGACTGGATGCACGGGGCGCACCACGTGGCCCACGCGTGCAGCAGCACGTGCCGCCCCTGGAGGTCGTCGATCAGGCGGACGCGCCCGCCGGCGTCGGTGATCTCGAACGCCCGCATGTCCGACCCGACGCGGGGGCCGATGCGGCAGTGGACGTCGATGTCGCCCAGGTCGAGGTCGCCGTCGGCGGCGACCGTCACCGGCACGACCTTCTCGCCGATGGTCTCAACCAGGCAGCCGGCCGGCTCCTCGTAGAGCTGGAGGACCAGGTCGTACTCGCCGGGCGGGACGCCGTGGACCCGCAGGCCGCCGTCGTCGGCCAGCTTCACGAAGTAGTTGTGCCGCGTCGCGACCCACGATTGGAAGTCCGGCTGCCCGAGCCACTCCGACTGCAGCGGCCCGGTCGGGTCGAAGCTGAGCGGCGCCTCCTCAGGCGGGTAGGGCAGGCCCTGGTCGCGGCTTACCAAGTAGTTCAGTGACCACTGCTTGCTGAGTTGGTCGTTGCTGCGGCCGGTCGCCACGACCCGCCCGGTGACGGTCGCGCCGTCGCCGTTGAGCTGCACCTCGCGGTGCTCGCCGGGGGCGAGCTCCAGCGGGACCGACTCGCTGGAGCTGAGCGGCGAGTCCCGCCACGGCCCGAGCGACGCCCTCAGCCCGCCGCTTACCGGCGGCAGGCGGTCGAAGCGGAACCGCCCCAGGGTGTCGGTGCGGGCGCTGTACGAGTCTTGGAACCGCGGCTCCAGCAGCCCCCGCTGCCCAAGCGGTGAGAAGTAGACCCACTGATCCGCCACGGGGCGGCCGTCCTGCAGCAGCACGCCGCTGACCCACGCCCACGGCGCGAGGCGGAGGTCGCCGATGGCGGTCTCGTCGGGCGCCAGGGTACGCTCGGCGAACCCCTTCTCGTGGTAGGCGCGGACCAGGGTCGGCTCGCTGGTCGCGGGCAGGCTGAAGCGGCCGCCGGCCTCGGTCGGGACCGGCCGCGACCCGTACGACTCGGGCTCGCCGTTGGACGTGCTGGGGACCATCGTGGGCGAGGCTTCCAGCACAACGGCGTCGACCACCGGGCGGCCCGCGGAATCGAGCACCCGGCCTTCTCGCGCCGGCGCCGGCGTCAGGCGGACGTCGAGCGTCGCGCGGCCGTCGCGGGGGCCGAACGACTCCTCGCTGATCAATGAGCGGTAGCCGGGCGCCTCGAACCTCACGCGATAGTCGTCGTTGGGGTCGGCGCTGCCGGTTAGCGGCAGCTCGTAGCGGCCGTCGCGGCCCAGCTTCGCGTCCTCGCTCCGCGTGTGGTAGAAGTCCGGGCGGAAGACGATCACCGGCATCGCCTGGAAGTTCTCGATCGGTTTGCCTGTTTCGGCGTCGGTCACCTCGCCGACCACAACACGGCGGGGGGCGAGGGTCACCACGTGCGGCTCGCTCTTGGCGATCAGCGTCAGCTCCTGACCGGCGTGCCCCTTGGCGCTGATCCGGTAGCCCACGGCGTCCTTCGGCGCCCAGTCCCACGCGTAGACGCCGTTCTCGTCGGCGTGGCGGGGCACGCCCGACAGCGGCACGTTGGGGTGCTTCTCGTTGTAGATCGCCTCGGTCCCGCGCCACTCGCCGATGCCGACGTAGGCCTTGGGCACCGGCTCGCCCTGCGTGTTGACGATGTGGATCCGGATCGGGTGGCCCGCCGCCAGCTGCAGGTCCAGGTCGCCCATGCCGTGCTCGACGGTCACCATCTTCCGCTGGGGCGCGAAGCCGGGCGCCAGCACGGTGATGGGGTACTCGCCCGGCGTCAGGCGTTCGGTCTGGTAGCGGCCATCGGCGCCGATGGCAGTCTCGTTCACGCCGGTCGCCCAGTAGGGTCGGTCGTGCCAGACTACGAGCCCTTCGCTGACCGGCGAGCCGTCCGGCCCCGTCACCACGCCCGTCACCGCCACGCCGCTGGCGAGCACGAGCTTGGCGTCGCCGCGGCGGAGGTCCTGCGTGGTGACGCCCTGCTCACGCTGCAGGCCGCCCCACTCGGCGTCGCCGGCGTAGTCGGGGTGGGTGACCAGCAGGCGGAACTCGTAGTCGTCCCGGCCGTTGCTGCGGGGCGGCGGGGCGTTGGTGATTGACCACGCGCCGTCGGCGTCTGTCCGTGGGGGCGCGCTGTTGAAGTCGGAGTCGGTAAGCCAGGTGCTGATCATGGGCTTGGCGCCGCGGCCCCAGGCGGGCTCGTCGACCTCCACTCGCACCTGGACCAGGGCGCCCTCAATCGGCTGCCCCGCTTCGTCCACCACGCGGCCGCCGAGCGTCACCCCCTTCTGCAGGCGGAACTCGTACTCGTCGGGTATCAGGCGACCCTCCTCGTGGGTCCCCTCCGAGAAGTTCATGAACTGCGGCACGTAGCCCTCCTTCGAGGGCCACAGCCGCAGGATGTTGAGTCGGTGGGGGATCGCGATCCTGGCCCGGGCCTGCTCGTCAGCAGCGTTGCTGCGGCTCGGGAAGTCGGGCTCGCCTTGCATCTCCCAGATGGCGGAGTAGACCCGCGCGCCCGGCAGGGGCTGGCCGTCCTCGTTGAGCACGCGCACCACCATGGTGCGGTGGTCGACTGCGGGCGGAGCGTCATCGGCGGCCTGAGTCGGTTCGGTCGGGGCGGTGGCGGCCGGCGGATCGGACTCGGGTTCGTTCGCCGTGGCGTCGCGGGTGGTGAGCTGGCAGGTGGCGACTACGGCCGCGCCGATGGCCGCCGCCGCCGCCAACGCCCTTGCCGCCCGCGCTGTTAGCGCCGCGCGGCTGCGGCCGGAGCTGAGTATGGCGGCGATGCGGCCCTCGACCTGCGGCGAGGCCGCCATCGCGACCGCGCCGGCGGTCGGCCGGCAGCGGTAGCCGCGGGCGATCTCCAGCAGGGTCTGCGCGTAGTCGGGCGCCGCGCCGCCGTGCGTGACCACGGCGTCGTCGCAGGCGATCTCGCGGAGCCGCTTCATCCGCCGGGCGGCCCACCACGCCAGCGGGTTGAACCAGTAGACGGCGCACGCCGCCGTGGCCATCAACTGGGTCAGCAGGTCGTGGCGGCGGACGTGGGCCAGCTCGTGCAGCAGCACCTGCCGCCGCCGCTCGGCCGGCCAGGTGGGCGCATCGGCCGGCAGCACCACCACCGGGCGGGCGAGCCCCGTGACGATCGGTCCGGGCGCGGCGGTGTGCGTGGCGAGCGACACGGCGCGGCGGAGCCCAAGACGCTGGCAGAGATTGTCGCAGAGCTGGTTCCATTCGCCGTCGGCGAGCGGCGCCGCCCGGCTTGTCAGCCGGCGCACCATGGCGACCTGCGCCAGCAGCCGCAGCAGCACGATCAATAGCCCGAGGGTCCAGCCGGCCAGCAGCAGCGTGGAGAGCGACGGCCCCTGGAGTGCGGGCGCCGGCGCGATGGCTGCGGCCGGCGTTGGCTTGACGATCGGCTGTGGGCGCTCAAGGGCGGGTTGTGGCGCCGCGGGCGGGCGGGCGATTGTCCGCGTCCCCGGCGCAATTACGCCGCGGCGGGGCGTGTCTGCCGCCCTCGTCGGGACGGCCGACCGCGCGACGGCATTCGAAGCCCGCGCCGGCAGCACGGCCGCCTGCCAGCCCGGCGAGAGCCACCCCACCACGGGGACCGCCAGGCAGGCGGCCAGGCCGACCGTCCAGACCGCGTGCAGCAGCGCCGCCGAGCGGCGGCGGAGCGTGTACGCGACCGCGGCGGTCAGCGCCAGCAGCACGAGTGACCGGCTCGCTAAGCCGAGGAGAAACTCACCGCCGTCGAAGGGCGTAGCCATGGCATTAGTCTCCTGTGCGGGCGCGGCGGATTGCCTGTTCCAGCCGATCGATGTCCTCGTCCGAGAGCCGCTTGGCGGAGTCGTCGATCAGGGCGGCCAGGGCGTCGCCGGTGGACTGCGGGAAGAACGCGTCGATCAGCCGCGAGAGCGCCGACAGTCCGGCCGCGCGGCGTGACTTGACCGGCTTGTACAGGTGGGTGACGCCGCTGCGGTCGCGGACCACGTGCCCCTTCCGCTCGAGCTGGCCCAGCATGGTGCGGACGGCGGAGTAGCTGGGCGGGTCGCTGAGCTGCTCACGGACCTCGGCCACCGAGGCCTTCTGCAGGCGGTAGACCACCTGCATGATCTGCTCTTCACGGGGCGCCAGCTCGCGGGCCACTTTCTTCTTGCGGGCCATCTGGATCTTGCAGGGTAGGGAGGCGGGTCGGGTGTTAAAGCGTTAGCAGGTGTCAATGTATTGGCATTGGCGCCCGTGGTCAAGAAGAAACCTGCCGCCCGCTGTTCTCGCGGGATTCTGGTAGAAACCGGCCACTCAGCGCGGTCGAATGGAGGGTTGCTCGAGGTCCCATCGGGGGAGACTGCGTCGCGTCTTCCGCTTGCGCGTCCGGTTTGCTGCGGAGCTACTTTTGTCCCTATCGTCGCGCTGCGGTG from the Posidoniimonas corsicana genome contains:
- a CDS encoding polyphosphate polymerase domain-containing protein, with amino-acid sequence MTPTRAEKTQPAPEIVQALTRLAPIDLSEMDSVSLMNRVDTKFVMAESTLLDLLDDAADDYRVLEVGGERLTRYSTLYFDTPALNCYFDHHNGKSIRRKFRMRAYGSSGASFFEVKQRTNKGRTDKRRIPINAITSRLEGESAALAEAIAGADLGLEARIWTEFSRITLVGRHAPERVTLDVDLQFRVGDRRVGLPGLVIAEVKQERDSRDSVVRRRLREAGVRPLRVSKYCLGSILLDPALKRNRFKPKLLAIQAYSPC
- a CDS encoding DUF1559 domain-containing protein; this encodes MKIHPVRRRRQTGFTLVELLVVIAVIGVLIALLLPAVQSARESSRRAACQNSLRQVGIAIVNFESTQNRFPAGKKWSSARSNPNSFDYSWSSFILPHLEEGAIYREINFSRAATDPENIQAASQLIPAYLCPSAVQLEAHRSAEGRLINLGGQPGEGMACIDYLGISGPDKDKANPVTGEDYGRQRGVLLGTKGLPNEDTITEPPKVTTAKITDGLSKTIMVIECSGRGVDMNKHGEIKSYNGAWVSGDNISHIKKGINDEVPPAVWEDERVFSDHPGGAHALACDGSVHFLNQGLEPEMLRSLCSRDGDELVEGLGEL
- a CDS encoding M56 family metallopeptidase, which codes for MATPFDGGEFLLGLASRSLVLLALTAAVAYTLRRRSAALLHAVWTVGLAACLAVPVVGWLSPGWQAAVLPARASNAVARSAVPTRAADTPRRGVIAPGTRTIARPPAAPQPALERPQPIVKPTPAAAIAPAPALQGPSLSTLLLAGWTLGLLIVLLRLLAQVAMVRRLTSRAAPLADGEWNQLCDNLCQRLGLRRAVSLATHTAAPGPIVTGLARPVVVLPADAPTWPAERRRQVLLHELAHVRRHDLLTQLMATAACAVYWFNPLAWWAARRMKRLREIACDDAVVTHGGAAPDYAQTLLEIARGYRCRPTAGAVAMAASPQVEGRIAAILSSGRSRAALTARAARALAAAAAIGAAVVATCQLTTRDATANEPESDPPAATAPTEPTQAADDAPPAVDHRTMVVRVLNEDGQPLPGARVYSAIWEMQGEPDFPSRSNAADEQARARIAIPHRLNILRLWPSKEGYVPQFMNFSEGTHEEGRLIPDEYEFRLQKGVTLGGRVVDEAGQPIEGALVQVRVEVDEPAWGRGAKPMISTWLTDSDFNSAPPRTDADGAWSITNAPPPRSNGRDDYEFRLLVTHPDYAGDAEWGGLQREQGVTTQDLRRGDAKLVLASGVAVTGVVTGPDGSPVSEGLVVWHDRPYWATGVNETAIGADGRYQTERLTPGEYPITVLAPGFAPQRKMVTVEHGMGDLDLQLAAGHPIRIHIVNTQGEPVPKAYVGIGEWRGTEAIYNEKHPNVPLSGVPRHADENGVYAWDWAPKDAVGYRISAKGHAGQELTLIAKSEPHVVTLAPRRVVVGEVTDAETGKPIENFQAMPVIVFRPDFYHTRSEDAKLGRDGRYELPLTGSADPNDDYRVRFEAPGYRSLISEESFGPRDGRATLDVRLTPAPAREGRVLDSAGRPVVDAVVLEASPTMVPSTSNGEPESYGSRPVPTEAGGRFSLPATSEPTLVRAYHEKGFAERTLAPDETAIGDLRLAPWAWVSGVLLQDGRPVADQWVYFSPLGQRGLLEPRFQDSYSARTDTLGRFRFDRLPPVSGGLRASLGPWRDSPLSSSESVPLELAPGEHREVQLNGDGATVTGRVVATGRSNDQLSKQWSLNYLVSRDQGLPYPPEEAPLSFDPTGPLQSEWLGQPDFQSWVATRHNYFVKLADDGGLRVHGVPPGEYDLVLQLYEEPAGCLVETIGEKVVPVTVAADGDLDLGDIDVHCRIGPRVGSDMRAFEITDAGGRVRLIDDLQGRHVLLHAWATWCAPCIQSMPSLKAAVEQHEGKPLTVVGLNIDEDADAARAVAAAQGLAWAQNYLGTDSELMRQLAISTAPAYYLIGPDGKLVGSANHWEAIATLLDGEL
- a CDS encoding sugar-binding domain-containing protein, which translates into the protein MRLLLCLALCVFTQTAGPLNAADTRDQLFDSGWRFHRGDAAGAELPGFDDSRWRTLDLPHDWSIEDLPPRPDAAPEVDAVTGEWRFHRGDAPSWSDPSTDDADWRHVTLPDNWERHSGYSENNAYGWYRRRLEIPAEFAGEEIDLLLGRIDDADEVWLNGQRIGGSGSFPPDYRSAWDVDRRYRAPAGLVRGDGSDLVAVRVFDGENNGGIYQAGAKSQRVGPFDPAEAQNRHFTAYTVGGIGWYRKAFESPEAGRQTTIRFDGVYMNAEVWLNGRRLGEHPHGYTGFHFDLTPHLRPPGEENVLAVRVRNEGRNSRWYSGSGIYRHVWLTTTGEVHIPTWGVFVTTPEVSAESASVRVSTEVRNAADAPSVATVRVTVRDAAGASVGVSEQELNIAAGTTELIQQTIDAAQPELWSLESPTLYSADVQVLVDGRLVDSVRAPFGVRKIEVDAQRGFRLNGRPVLLKGGCIHHDNGPLGAAAIDRAEERRVELLKANGFNAIRSSHNPPSPAMIAACDRLGVLMIVEAFDQWNESKENNQQDYHRFFDDWHAHDIAAMVRRDRNHPSVIMWSIGNEIPEQFRAGDTGQRLRDEVLRHDDTRPVTAAICTDWGPVMENWGELSDPAFPHLDVAGYNYLPQMYEPDHARRPDRVMYGSESLPKDALAYWTLVEERPYVIGDFVWTALDYLGEAGIAHTSLGPDPGPWFLSWPWINAWCGDLDLCGFKKPQSFYRDVVWRRSPIELLVHTPMPPDAVESLSWWGWPDELKSWNWDGHEGQPLQAAVYSRCDRVRLELNGRVIGEQPVSPATKLTARFNVPYEPGELKAVGLVDGRVVAENSLRTAGPPAALRLTADRGAINANRNDLSYITVEVVDASGARVPTAEAEVRFSVGGVGELAGQANGSPNQPASFQAPACRTRHGRCLAILRPTGGAGPITLTAEADGLRPARLAVECGDVDE
- a CDS encoding BlaI/MecI/CopY family transcriptional regulator, which translates into the protein MARKKKVARELAPREEQIMQVVYRLQKASVAEVREQLSDPPSYSAVRTMLGQLERKGHVVRDRSGVTHLYKPVKSRRAAGLSALSRLIDAFFPQSTGDALAALIDDSAKRLSDEDIDRLEQAIRRARTGD
- a CDS encoding DUF4956 domain-containing protein, with the translated sequence MPSELLGYPLYDDDLIKLSVRFAANLIVLVLIVHFVYSKQSRSKDYLFTFYMLNIVVFFICFTLKKLELELGMALGLFAIFGVLRYRTDAIPVREMSYLFIVIGLAVINSLANSKVSLAEVGFVNLAIVCLPALFESLPNLRQESREEILYERIDLIRPENHDQLIDDLQKRTGLNLSRIELGRINLLQDTVAITVYYYPHDQDREPNHDVEINRRLRRK